The Pyxidicoccus sp. MSG2 DNA segment GTGAAGCGGGCGCGGAGCTGGACTCCTCGGGTGGAACAGCGCCGGTGAGGGTGGAGGGCGCCTTCCTCATGAAGCTGGACCACTCCGGGCGGACGCTCTGGACGAAGCGGCTGGCGGGGCATGGCGCCCTGCTGGCGAACGGGTTGGTGACGGACCGCGCGGGCAACGTGTTCATGTCCGGCTCGCTGTACGACGGGAGCCTGGACTTCGGCGGGCAGGTGCTGAGCGCCGTCGGGCTGCGGGCCTTCCTGGCGAAGTATGGGGCGGATGGGACGTTGAAGTGGCTCCATGCGGAAGGCGAGTCCTCGCAGGGCGGAGGCGTCGCGCTGGACGAGCAGGGCGATGCGTACTTCTGCGGTACGGCGCCGGGTGAGTCCTCGGAGGAGCCGAGCACCGGGACGCGGACGGGGCTGCGGCGCCTTGCCTCGGAGACGGGGGCGGTGGTCTGGGCGCAGGAGCTGGAGGACGGGGACTGCTCGGGCGTCGCGGTGCATGGCAACCGCGTGGTGATGACGGGGAGCTTCCTCGGGGCCTTTACGTTTGGCGGGAAGACGTATCGCGCGTCGGACACGCCGGGCGTGCTGGACGCGGATGCCTTCCTGGTGGCGTACACGCTGGCGGGCGAGGAGCGCTGGGCGCGCAACTTCGCACGGGCGAGCACCGGCGTGGCGATGGACCAGGCGGACGGGGTGCTCGTCACCGGGCACTACGAGGGTGGCGACAGCGTAGGGCGCCGGGCGCTGCCTGGGACGGCGGGCTCTCTCGACAACATCTTCGTGGCGAAGCTGGACCGCATCGACGGGACGTTGCGGTGGGTGCGCGGCTTCCCCTCGACGGCGGCGCTGGCCCTGGATGTTTCCGTCACGCGCGAGGGCGAGGGCGTCCTCGTGGGCGCCTTCGGTGGGCCCACGGACTTCGGTGCGGGGAGGGTGGGGCCGGAGGGCGGCTATGACGCCTTCATCCTCCGGCTCGGGAAGTGAACCGCCTCGCCCTCAGTGGTCTCCGTACCGCTTCTCACCCGCCTCCACGCGGGCGGCGAGCCGATTGCCTCGCGGGGGCAGGGGGCACGTCGCGAAGCGGGTGAAGGCGCAGGGCGGGTTGTAGGCGCGGTTGAAGTCCAGCACCACGTGCCCGTCCTTCGGCGCATCCGCGTAGAGGAAGCGGCCCGCGCCATAGGTGGCGTCGCGGTTCGTCTCGTCCGCGAAGATGATGAAGAGCTTGTCGCCCTCTTCCACGGGCGTCAGCCGGTGCTCCTTGCCATTCACGGTGAAGACCAGCGTGCCCGGCACCTTCATCGCCTCCTCGGTGCCCAGGACGTTGGGCACCTGGATGGTGCGCGGAGTCTCCGAGGGCTCGAAGCGCGCGTCCACGCGCCACGCGGCACTCGCCGGGTACGTGGCGATGCCGTGGAACTGCTTGCGCGCGGGCGCCTCCTTGTCCTTCACGCGCACGCCCAGCTTGTCGCCGCGCAGAATCACCTGGAGGCTCATGCTGCCGAGCTTCAGCACGTCCGGAGCGCCAGTCTCGTCCGACTTGACCGCGCCTCCGGTGAAGGGCTTCCCGCCGAGCGTGAGCGCGACGCCGGGCGCGGGCTGGAAGCTGGCGGTGTTCCCCTTGCGCGTGAAGGTGCCCAGCTTCGCGGGAGTGCCCTCCGGGAAGTCGAGGTCGCTCTCCGGCGCGGAGCCGGCGGTCTGCTCGCCCTCCTTCAGCCAGAACAGGCCCACCAGGGTGAGCCAGCCCTCTTCGGACTGGAGGTTCTTGAGGCGCTCCTCCTGCCAGGTGCGGGTGGACGCGGCGAGGTCTTCGGCGGCGGGCTTCGGAGAGGCGGTCATGGTCTTGTCGGCTGCGGGACGGGGCTGCGCGGGCGCGGGCTTCGTGGCCGGCGCGGCGTGGAGGGCGAGAGACAGGGCCAGGGCGAACGGCGTCATGTCGGGTGCCTCGGAAGAGGGAGCTTCAAGGACGGCTCCGGTGGCCCCCTGTCTAACAGGACGCCAGGCGCGGCGCAGGAGCTCGGTGCCGGCCACGGTTGCACGGCCCACATCCTCCGTGCGAAGCCGGGCCTCCGCGTGGACCTCGACCTGAAGCCAGCGCCGCCGCCCGGTGCCTTCCGCAAGCTCGCGCTGGGCACGTGGCGCGCGCCGAGAGACCCCAGTGCATACGCGGCACTGGAGGTGCGCATGGAGCGGGCGCTCGCGTACCTGGAGGCGTACCGCGCGCACACCGGCCGGCGCCTCACGGTGACGCACCTGGTGGCCAAGGCCGCCGCGGACGCGCTGCGCCAGTTCCCCGAGGCCAACGTGCTGCTGCGGTGGAACCGGCCCTCGCTGCGCAGGGACGTGGGCGTCTGCGTGCTGGTGGTGCAGCCCGCGGAGACGGGCCGCGCGGACCTGACCACGGCCACGGTGCACCGCGCGGACACGCTGTCGCTCGGCGCCTTCGTGGAGGAGATGGAGTCGCGCATCTCCGACGTGCGCGCGCGCCGGGACGCCGTCATCGAGCGGGGCAAGCGCCGCTCCTACCGCATCCCCGGGCTGTTCATGGGGCTGGCGCTGCGGCTGCTGTCCTTCGTCTGGTACACGCTGAACGTGGACCTGCGGTGGGTGGGGATGCCGAGGGACCCCTTCGGCTCGGTGGCGGTGACGAGCCTCGGCTCGCTGGGGCTGGAGCGGGGCTACGTGGCGATGATTCCGTACACGCGGGTGCCGCTGCTGCTGGCTCCGGGCGCGGTGCGGCGCGTTCCCGTGGTGGACGGCGGCGTGCTGGTGCCGGGCCGGCAATTGGCGCTCACCTGCACGTGGGACGCGCGCCTCCTCGACGTGGAGCTGATTGCCCGGGTGCTGCGCCACATCGGCGCGGCGCTGGAGGACCCGGAAGGCACGTGGGGGGCGCCGACAGGGGTTCCCGGTGGGGAACCCCCGGGGGCTGTCAGCGGGACGGCGGTGGGGTAGAAAGGAGCTCGTCGCTCCTGGAGGTACCGTCATGCCCGTGGATACGAACCGACGCATCAGCTCCGCCCGCCCCGTGGGCCGCGCGCTGGGTGGGCAGGACCGCTACGAGAAGGAAGCCCTCGAAGGGCCGGCCGAGGGCTCGCTCGCGATGACCCGCCGGCAGCGCCTGTCCGGGGGCCCCGTGAAGGCGGGCGAGGAGAGCCCCTTCGCCGCGAAGCTGCGGCGGCTCGCGGGTGGGACGCCCTCGGACGAAGGGGAGCGCTGAGCTCCATCCCCTGAAAGGTGGTGGAGGAGAAGGGGCCACTAAACCCTGCCTGTTTGGATATTCCTCATTAACTGGTAATATTGGAAATCCAATATTTCCAGGTTTCATGAGGGAGAGCGACGTCTCCCATCCATGGCCCGGAGGGGGGATATCGCAATGAAACGACGCATCATTGGAGCCGCGCTCGTCACCACGGTTCTCGCACTGCTGCCCGCGGTGAGCTGCGGCCCCGTGGAACCGCCCGAGGGCTCCGAGCCTCTAGAGGAGCTCACCTGGGACCTGCTGGAGAGCAGGCGGTTGCGGACGTTCGACGAGTGGCTGGCCAGCTCCGGCTACCAGCTCACGGAGGAGCAGCAGGCCCACCTCGAGCGCGAGGGGATGCTCCTGGGGCTCGTACCGAAGGATGTGCTCCCCATCAGGCACTCCAACGGTGTCGTCGAGGTGTTGCCCGAGAGTCAGGAGCGGCTCACGGAGTGGGACCGTGAGCCGGATTCCATGGCGAAGTTCAGGCTCTGGTGGAGCCTGGGACTCTTCGACCCGGCGGATCCGGTCCAGAAGCAACTCGCCGGTGAGTTCGTGCAGCGCGGCCGTGCCTCCGGCCACACGCTGCAGTCCCTGCTGGGTGACGCGGGCACGGATGCCGGGACGGACGCGGGCACGGATGCCGGGAGGGACGCGGGCACCGATGCGGGGACGGACGCGGGCACGGATGCCGGGACGGATGCGGGCACCGATGCCGGGACGGACGCTGGCACGGATGCGGGCACGGACGCCGGGACGGATGCGGGCACGGACGCCGGGTGCGAAATCAGCGTCACCGTGACGGTCACCCAGGGGGGCGTTGCCAGGAGCAGCGCCACGGCCTGCGAGGATGGGTGGTTCTCCAACACCCTCATCGACAACAAAGGTGGCCAGGCGTGTGGCGCCTCGCTGAGCGTGTCCTCGCAATACACCTCCGCCTGTACCGCCGACGCTGGAGTCTCGGTCAGCGGCCCGAGGATCTGGGGCCAGTCGAGTTCAGCCGGCAGCGCCAGCGTCCCGTCCGATAAGGACACCGCGGGTGCATTCGTCGAAGGGGCCTCCTACAGCGGTGGGCTCAAATCGGAGTTCTGCCTGAATGGCGCGTGCCAGAGCTTCCAGCACTCCATCTCGAGCAACCTCGGCCTGAAGGCCAACGGCCAGTCGAACTCTTCCAGCTCCCACGCCAACCATGTGGCGGGCAAGGCGGAAGGGCAGCACTCGGTCGGCCCCGGGCAGACACCGACCGTGAGCGGCAGCGCGGAGGTGGACCGCACCAGCAACGGAGCGGGCGCGACGAGCTACCACTGGGATCACTCCATGTCGACCGACGCGGACACCATCACCGGCAGCGCGGACTACTCCTTCTGGCTGCTCTACAACCAGGACATGAAGCGGAGCAAAAACGTCTCCATCAACATGCAGTTCAATGCCAGCGCTTGCGCCATCACCGACAATACGAGCGGCACCAGCGCAGCCGGAGTCAGCCAGAGCTGCTGGTCTCAAGTCACCTGCCAGGGCGCGGCGTGTGAGCCCTTCGGCGGAGCCCTCAAATCCTGCGCCTGCCCCCCGAAGTAGCACACGGGTTCGACGTGCCGTCCGGCCGCGCGCGGCCGGCACGTCCCCTCGGGGGATGTCCCAGGCCTGGTTGAAATTCGAAGGGGCGGCTGCCCCGGGGCATCCCGGGGGGGCATCCTGTGCCTGGCGGAGGCGTGGACGGCGATGAAGGTCTACCTGGATGACGAGCGCCCCACGCCCGAAGGCTGGGTTCCGGTGCGATGGCCCGAGGAGGCGATTTCACTGCTCGAGGGCGGGCAGGTGACGGAGCTGAGCCTGGACCATGACCTCGGGGATGACGCGCACGGCACCGGATACGACGTCCTGCTCTGGGTGGAGGAGGCGGTGGCGACGCGGGGCTTCGTGCCGCCGCGCCTCCGCGTGCACTCGGCGAACAGCTCCGCGCGCCTGAAGATGGAGCAGGCCATTGCGCGCATCGAGCGCTTCACTCGCGAGCGCGGGGACGGATGACGGCATCCTGAAAGAAGCCTCCGGGGCGCCAGGAGGGTCGACAGCTCCTTCCTGGCGGCCCGGAGTGGGACGCGCGTGGGGCGCGCTTCACTTCATCGGGTCGGGGGCGGGGCCTGCCGGTTCTGGGGGGCCTGCGGCGCCTGCGGGACGACCTGGATTCGGGTCGCGTAGCTGTCGCCGTCGGCGGCGAGGTTGAACGCGGCCTGCACGGGAGTGCCAGCGCGGAGGCTCTGCACGGAGATGCTCCGGCCGCCTTGCGTGGCGCGCGTCTTGTCGCCCACGAACAGGGTGTAGAGGTCACCGGTCTCCGAGTCGCGGAGCTGGATGCGGTCCTTCGACGTAGCGGCCACCTGGCCCTGCATGAGGACGCTCGCCACCACGGTGTTGTCCGGGTCCGCCGCTGGCGCCGAGCCCACCGAGCCCGAGCCACCGGTGCCTGCGCCACCCGTGCCCGCGGTGTTCGTACGCCGCAGTTCGTCCACCTGCCGCTGGAGCTCCTGGACCTGGGCGCGGAGCTTGGCCACCTCTTGCGAGTCGCGGGTCGCGCCGGCTGCACCCGCGGCGCTCGCGCTTCCACCGCTCACTCCGCCACCGCCAGTGCCACCCGTCGCACCTCCGCTGGCGCCGCCACCCGTTGCACCACCGCTGGCACCTCCACCTGTGGCGCCGCCGCTGGAGCCACCACCCGTTGCTCCGCCAGACGCGCCTCCGCCGGTCGCACCGCCACTCATTCCGCCACCGCTGGTGCCGCCACCACCGGTGCCTGTGCCTGTCGTCCCGGTGCCGCTCACATCCGGGTCGCTGGTGCCCGAGCCGCCCGTGCCTGTCGTGCCAGTGCCACTCGCATCCGAGTCGCTGGTGCCCGAGCCGCCCGTGCCGGTGCCACTCGCATCCGGGTCGCTGGTGCCCGAGCCGCCCGTACCGGTTCCATCAACCGTGCCTGGCCGGGTCTCCGCGCCGGTGTTGGTCTCCGTCGTCGCGCCGCCCGTGGTGCCTGTCGTGCCCTGCGGTTCCGTCGCCTGGGATGTCCCCGCGCCACCCTGGGTGCCAGTGGCACCGCCGCTCGTGGCTCCACCTGCGGCCGCGCCTCCGCCTGAGCCTCCGCCTGCTGATTGGGCGAGCCCCACGCTCGAGAGCAAGAAGCTGAAGGCGAGGGCCGCAGTGGTAATCGCGCGTCGCATGGTCGGTTCCTTTTCCCTTCCCTTCGCAAAGGTGAGGTCCGAGGGCGAGGCGACAAGCGCTCATCGACCGCGCCATGCGACAGCACGGCCGCATGCCAGGCCCCGGAGCGGGAGTCGCACGGTCTGCGCTGGTCACCTGTCACGCAGATGTGACACCCCGCTTCGTTGCCGAGCCACGACATTTCAATATGCTCATGTCGTCATGCCAGCCGCCATCTCCGCCCTGGATGTTCGCTCCGCCTCCCGTCTCTTCAAGGCCCTGGGAGACGAGACCCGCCTGCGCATCGTCGCGCTGCTCAGCCACGGCGAGCTGTGTGTCTGCCACTTCGAGTCCGCGCTCGGGCTGACGCAGTCGAACACCTCCCGGCAGCTCGCGGTGCTGAAGAACGCCGGCATCGTCGAGGCCCGCCGTGAAGGGAGCTGGGTCTACTACCAGCTCGCTCCCCAGCTGGACGAGGTGTGCAGGGTACAGCTCAAGGCGCTAGTGGCCGCCTTCTCCAAGCGGGACGTGCTCCGCGAGGACGTGAAGCGCCTGCTCGAATCCCGCGGCCCCAACGCCTGCAAGTGACGAAGGAATCCATGAGCACCTCCTCTCACGCGGACAGCATCGTCAGAAAGCTCTCCGTCATCGACCGGCTGCTGCCGGTGTGGATTTTCGCCGCCATGGCCTTGGGAATCGGCCTGGGCCGGGCCTTCCCGGACCTGGGTGCGCGGCTGGACACGGTGAAGCTGGACACCGTCTCGCTGCCTATCGCCATCGGCCTCTTGTGGATGATGTACCCGGTGCTGGCCAAGGTGCGCTACGGCGAGCTGGGCCGGCTGCGCGCGCGTGGCAGGCTCTTCACCACGTCGCTGGTGCTCAACTGGGTGGTGGGGCCAGTGCTGATGTTCGCGCTGGCGTGGCTCTTGTTGCCGGACCTGCCGCACTACCGCAACGGGCTCATCCTCATCGGGCTCGCGCGCTGCATCGCCATGGTCCTCATCTGGAACATGCTGGCCTGCGGCAGCAACGAGGTGGCCGCCGTGCTGGTGGCCCTCAACTCCGTCTTCCAGATTCTCTTCTACTCGGTGCTGGGCTGGCTCTTCCTCACCGTCGTCCCGGGCTGGCTCGGCGCGGACGTCGCGGCGTTCGACGTGCCCATGGGGAGCATCGCGAAGAGCGTGCTCATCTTCCTGGGCGTGCCGCTGGTGGCCGGAGCGCTGACGCGGCTCGGGCTCACGCGGCTCAAGGGCGAGGCCTGGTACGAGCAGCGATTCCTGCCGCGCCTGGGGCCCACCGCACTTCTCGGGCTGCTCTACACCATCGTCCTCATGTTCGCGATGCAGGGCGACAAGCTCACCCGCCTGCCAATGGACGTGGTGCGCATCTCGCTGCCGCTGCTCGTCTACTTCGGCATCATGTTCACCAGCGCGTTCTTCCTCTCGCGCCGGTTGGGCTTCAGCTACGAGGAGACGGCGTCCCTCTCCTTCACCGCCGCGGGCAATAATTTCGAGCTGGCCATCGCGGTGGCGGTGGGCGTCTTCGGCATGGCCTCGGGGGAAGCCCTGGCCGGAGTGGTCGGGCCGCTCATCGAGGTGCCCGCGCTCATCGCCCTCGTGTACCTCTCGCTGTGGCTCAAGCGCCGGCTCTTTCCCGCGTCGGGTGAGGCCGTCCTTCCCCGCCGCTTCGACGGCAATGCGCCCTCGTCCCATACAAGTGGGGTCTCACGATGAGCACGGTCATCTTCGCCTGTGTGCACAACGCCGGCCGCTCGCAGATGGCGGCGGCCTTCTTCAACGCGCTGGCGGACCCGGAGAAGGCCCGTGCCGTGTCCGCCGGCACGCAGCCCGGCGAGCGGGTGCACCCGGAGGTGCGGGCCGCGATGGCGGAGGTGGGCATCGACCTGTCGGGTGCACGGCCCCAGCGACTCACGGACGAGCTGGCCCGGGACGCCCGGTGGCTCATCACCATGGGCTGCGGTGAGGCGTGCCCCTATGTGCCGGGGCTGAAGCGCGAGGACTGGCCGCTCGAGGACCCCAAGGGCAAGCCGGTGGAGCAGGTGCGCAGAATCCGCGACGAGGTGGCCTCGCGTGTCGCGCGGTTCGTGGCGGGCCAGGGGTGGGCTCGCGAGGGGACGCACCCGGGCTGAGGAGCCGCGCCCCGAGCCCCTCTGGCGTTACTACCCAACGACGAGCAACCAGCCAGCCACGGGCGCCCACCGAGAGCCTTCGCGCCCGTTCTGTGCTGTCCTGTGAAGGCGCGCGAGTGGACGCGACACAGGAGCCGCCGTGACGGGACGGGAGGGGCCGGTGACCGGGAGCAGGAAGGGAGGCCGCGCCTCCGCGAGAGCCGTGCGTCTGCTCAGCGCCCGTCCCTGGCCGCTCACCATCGCCATCGCCGCCACGCTCGGGCTGCTCATCTACACCGCCACCACCAGCCTGCCCTACCTCATCTCCTCGCCCACCACGGACCCGCACTTCGGCGCGCTCAACGACTGTCTCTCCCGCGCACTGCCCGCGCCCCGGCTCGGCTGGGCCGTGTCCCCGGATGCCTCGCGCGCCGCCGTCTATGGCCCTCGCGCCGTGGCGGTCTGCGGCCCTGACGGCGTCCCCACGCGGATGGACGTGGCGGGAGCGCTCGCCGCCACCTTCGCCGGAGACAACCGGCTCTGGGTCTCCGCCGGAGGCCACCTGCTGCGCGAAGAGCGTGGGGCCCTTCGTCCAGTAGGCGACTTCGCGCCCGTGTCCCTCTCCGGCCATGCGGGCGGGGTGCTCGCCCTGGACGAGGCCGGGCAGCTCGTCTCCGTCTCGTCTGAGGGGGGCGTGCTCGGGCAGGCGACCGTCCCCGGTGCCGGGGCCCGGCTCTCCGTGGGAGCCTCCGGCACCCTGGCCGCCGTGCTCAATCACGGCATCCTCCGCGTCTTCGACGCCCGCACGCTCGCCCCACTGCCCGCCGAGCCCCCGTGCCCCGTGTCGGGCCTGTGGTGGCTGGATGCTCCGGACCGGCTGCTGATCGGCTGCGCGCCAGAGGGGACTCCGGCCTTCACGCTGGACCTGCGCGCCGGGACGCAGGTCCCTGCGCCGGGCACGCCGGCAACGCCTGCACGCCGGCTCCTCGGTCGGGCCCTCTATGTCGAGGGGTGTGACGGTTTTCCGTGCACGGCTCCGCCTCCCTGAGATGTTGGTAGAGGGCTCTGGCACCGCATGTTTCACGGGGCGTCCGAGCATGTGAGCCGTCAGGGTTCACTACCTGACGGACAGGCGCCCTGGGATCCGGCTTGGAATCGACAAGCCCGCGAACTCCCTGGAGATTCGCCCCGCCGGGCGCCGCTCAGAGCACTGCTGCAGCGTTCATCCCGATCAGAGGTTCTCCAGCGTGGACGACACCAAGCTCCCCAATCCCAACGCCAACGGCCGCAAGCGCGCCTCGCGGAAGTCACCCAACAATGGGTCTTCCCACTCCGAGGCCCCCACCCGCGCCGGCTCCGAGCGAGAGAATGTCGCGGCCAACCGGCTGCGGGCCGAGCGTGCGCGCACCCGCGCCGCCGAGCCGAAGGCCGAGGAGCCCGTCATCGGCCGTGGCGGCGGCGCCCGCACGCCTGGCGCGGGAGCGCGCACGCGCAATGGCCACCCCATGCAGCCGCTGCTCGCCGCGCTCCGCTCTGTGCAGGCCGGTGACTTCTCCGTGCGTCTGCCCGGTGGCGGCGCCGACGCGGTCATGGACGACATTGCCCGCGCCTTCAACGCGGTGGTGACGCTCAACTCCGCGATGACGCAGGAGATGGTCCGCGTGGAGCGCGTCGTCGGCCGCGAGGGCCGCATGGGTGAGCGCGTCTCGCTCGGCGACGTCCGCGGCGACTGGGCCACGAGCATCAACTCCATCAACGCGCTCATCGGCGACCTGGTGCAGCCCACCACGGAAGTCGCGCGCGTGCTGGTGGCGGTGGCCGAAGGCGACCTCACCCAGAAGATGGCCCTCGAAATCGATGGCCAGCCGGTGAAGGGCGAGTTCCTCCGCATCGGCACCACCGTGAACGCGATGGTGGACCAGCTCAACTCGTTCGCCGCCGAAGTGACGCGCGTCGCGAAGGAAGTGGGTAGCGACGGCAAGCTGGGTGGTCAGGCCGACGTGAAGGGCGTGTCCGGCGTGTGGAAGGACCTCACGGACAACGTGAACCTGATGGCCAACAACCTCACGGCCCAGGTGCGCAACATCGCCGAGGTGTCGACGGCCGTCGCCAATGGCGACCTGTCCAAGAAGATTACGGTCGACGCGCGCGGAGAGGTCTTCGAGCTGAAGAGCACCATCAACACGATGGTGGACCAGCTCAACGGCTTCGCCTCGGAAGTGACCCGCGTGGCCCGCGAGGTGGGCACCGAGGGGAAGCTGGGCGGTCAGGCCGCGGTGCCCGGCGTGTCCGGCACGTGGAAGGACCTCACGGACAACGTGAACTTCATGGCGTCCAACCTCACCACCCAGGTGCGCGGCATCGTCAAGGTGGTGACGGCCGTCGCCAACGGTGACCTCACCCAGAAGCTGATGGTGCCGTCGCAGGGTGAGATTGCCGCGCTGGGCGCGACGCTCAACAACATGACGGACACGCTCAACGTGTTCGCGCAGCAGGTGACCAGCGTCGCCCGCACGGTGGGTGTCGAGGGCAAGCTGGGCGCCCAGGCCCAGGTGCCCGGCGCCGCTGGCACGTGGAAGGACCTCACCGACAATGTGAACCTGATGGCCAACAACCTCACGGCCCAGGTCCGCAACATCGCCGAGGTCACGACGGCCGTCGCGAAGGGCGACCTGTCCAAGAAGATCACCGTGGACGTGAAGGGCGAGGTGATGGAGCTGAAGGACACCATCAACACGATGGTGGACCAGCTCCGCGCCTTCGCCTCCGAGGTGACGCGCGTCGCCCGCGAGGTGGGCACCGATGGAAAGCTCGGTGGCCAGGCCGACGTGAAGGGCGTTGCCGGCGTCTGGAAGGACCTCACCGACAACGTGAACTACATGGCCTCCAACCTCACCACGCAGGTGCGAAACATCGCGCTGGTGACGACCTCGGTGGCCAATGGTGACCTGTCCAAGAAGATTACGGTCGACGCTCGCGGCGAGATTCTGGAGCTGAAGAACACCATCAACACGATGGTGGACCAGCTCAACTCGTTCGCCTCGGAAGTGACGCGCGTCGCTCGTGAAGTCGGTACGCACGGCAAGCTGGGCGGTCAGGCGGAAGTGCGCGGCGTGTCCGGCACGTGGAAGGACCTCACGGACAATGTGAACGTGATGGCCGTCAACCTCACCACCCAGGTGCGCGGCATCGCCAAGGTGGTGACGGCCGTCGCCAATGGTGACCTCACCCAGCGCCTGAAGATGGAGGCCAAGGGCGAGGTCGCCGAGCTGGCCGACACCATCAACGCGATGACGCAGACGCTGTCCATCTTCGCCCAGCAGGTCACGGACGTGGCCCGCACGGTGGGCGTGGAAGGGAAGCTGGGCGCCCAGGCGGTGGTGCCCGGAGTGGCCGGCACGTGGAAGGACCTCACGAACAACGTGAACCTCCTCGCGAACAACCTCACCGACCAGGTCCGTAACATCGCCGAGGTGACGACGGCCGTCGCGAAGGGCGACCTGTCGCGCAAGATTACGGTCGACGCGAAGGGCGAGGTGCTGGAGCTGAAGAGCACCATCAACACGATGGTGGACCAGCTCCGCGCCTTCGCTTCCGAAGTGACGCGCGTCGCGAAGGAAGTCGGTACGGAAGGAAAGCTCGGTGGTCAGGCCGACGTGAAGGGCGTGTCCGGCGTCTGGAAGGACCTGACGGACAACGTGAACTTCATGGCGTCCAACCTCACCAGCCAGGTGCGCGGCATCGTGCGCGTGGTGACGGCGGTCGCCAACGGCGACCTGAGCCAGAAGCTGACGATGGAAGCGAAGGGCGAGATTGCCGCCCTCGCGGACACCATCAACGCGATGACGCAGACGCTGTCCATCTTCGCCCAGCAGGTGACGGACGTCGCCCGCACGGTGGGTGTCGAGGGCAAGCTGGGCGCCCAGGCGGAGGTGCCGGGTGTCGCGGGCACGTGGAAGGACCTCACGAACAACGTGAACCTGCTCGCGAACAACCTCACCGCGCAGGTGCGAAACATCGCGGAAGTCACCACGGCCGTCGCGAATGGTGACCTCTCCAAGAAGATTACGGTCGATGCGAAGGGCGAGGTGCTGGAGCTGAAGAGCACCATCAACACGATGGTGGACCAGCTCCGCGCGTTCGCCGCCGAGGTGACTCGCGTCGCCAAGGAAGTCGGTACGGAAGGCAAGCTGGGCGGCCAGGCCGACGTGAAGGGCGTGTCCGGCGTGTGGAAGGACCTCACGGACAATGTGAATGTCCTCGCCGGCAACCTCACCGACCAGGTGCGAAACATCGCCAAGGTCACGACGGCCGTCGCCAACGGCGACCTGTCGCAGAAGATCACCGTGTCCGTGAAGGGCGAGGTGCTGGAGCTCAAGAACACCATCAACACGATGGTGGACCAGCTCCGCGCGTTCGCCTCCGAGGTGACTCGCGTCGCCAAGGAAGTCGGCACGGAAGGCAAGCTGGGCGGTCAGGCCGCGGTGCCCGGAGTCGCGGGCGTGTGGAAGGACCTCACGGACAATGTGAATGTCCTCGCCGGCAACCTCACCGACCAGGTGCGAAACATCGCCAAGGTGACGACGGCTGTCGCGAACGGCGACCTGTCGCAGAAGATCTCCGTCGAGGCGCGCGGCGAAATCCTGGAGCTGAAGAGCACCATCAACACGATGGTGGACCAGCTCCGCGCCTTCGCCGCCGAGGTGACTCGCGTCGCGAAGGAAGTGGGTACGGACGGCAAGCTGGGAGGGCAAGCCGCGGTGCCGGGTGTCGCCGGTACGTGGAAGGACCTCACGGACAACGTGAACAGCATGGCCTCCAACCTCACCGCGCAGGTGCGAAACATCGCGCTGGTGACGACGGCGGTCGCCAACGGTGACCTGTCCAAGAAGATTACCGTCGACGCGAAGGGCGAAATCCTGGAGCTGAAGGACACCATCAACATCATGGTGGACCA contains these protein-coding regions:
- a CDS encoding DUF1684 domain-containing protein, with product MTPFALALSLALHAAPATKPAPAQPRPAADKTMTASPKPAAEDLAASTRTWQEERLKNLQSEEGWLTLVGLFWLKEGEQTAGSAPESDLDFPEGTPAKLGTFTRKGNTASFQPAPGVALTLGGKPFTGGAVKSDETGAPDVLKLGSMSLQVILRGDKLGVRVKDKEAPARKQFHGIATYPASAAWRVDARFEPSETPRTIQVPNVLGTEEAMKVPGTLVFTVNGKEHRLTPVEEGDKLFIIFADETNRDATYGAGRFLYADAPKDGHVVLDFNRAYNPPCAFTRFATCPLPPRGNRLAARVEAGEKRYGDH
- a CDS encoding 2-oxo acid dehydrogenase subunit E2: MDLDLKPAPPPGAFRKLALGTWRAPRDPSAYAALEVRMERALAYLEAYRAHTGRRLTVTHLVAKAAADALRQFPEANVLLRWNRPSLRRDVGVCVLVVQPAETGRADLTTATVHRADTLSLGAFVEEMESRISDVRARRDAVIERGKRRSYRIPGLFMGLALRLLSFVWYTLNVDLRWVGMPRDPFGSVAVTSLGSLGLERGYVAMIPYTRVPLLLAPGAVRRVPVVDGGVLVPGRQLALTCTWDARLLDVELIARVLRHIGAALEDPEGTWGAPTGVPGGEPPGAVSGTAVG
- a CDS encoding cyclic-phosphate processing receiver domain-containing protein is translated as MKVYLDDERPTPEGWVPVRWPEEAISLLEGGQVTELSLDHDLGDDAHGTGYDVLLWVEEAVATRGFVPPRLRVHSANSSARLKMEQAIARIERFTRERGDG
- a CDS encoding ArsR/SmtB family transcription factor, with translation MPAAISALDVRSASRLFKALGDETRLRIVALLSHGELCVCHFESALGLTQSNTSRQLAVLKNAGIVEARREGSWVYYQLAPQLDEVCRVQLKALVAAFSKRDVLREDVKRLLESRGPNACK
- the arsB gene encoding ACR3 family arsenite efflux transporter produces the protein MSTSSHADSIVRKLSVIDRLLPVWIFAAMALGIGLGRAFPDLGARLDTVKLDTVSLPIAIGLLWMMYPVLAKVRYGELGRLRARGRLFTTSLVLNWVVGPVLMFALAWLLLPDLPHYRNGLILIGLARCIAMVLIWNMLACGSNEVAAVLVALNSVFQILFYSVLGWLFLTVVPGWLGADVAAFDVPMGSIAKSVLIFLGVPLVAGALTRLGLTRLKGEAWYEQRFLPRLGPTALLGLLYTIVLMFAMQGDKLTRLPMDVVRISLPLLVYFGIMFTSAFFLSRRLGFSYEETASLSFTAAGNNFELAIAVAVGVFGMASGEALAGVVGPLIEVPALIALVYLSLWLKRRLFPASGEAVLPRRFDGNAPSSHTSGVSR
- a CDS encoding arsenate reductase ArsC, producing MSTVIFACVHNAGRSQMAAAFFNALADPEKARAVSAGTQPGERVHPEVRAAMAEVGIDLSGARPQRLTDELARDARWLITMGCGEACPYVPGLKREDWPLEDPKGKPVEQVRRIRDEVASRVARFVAGQGWAREGTHPG